From a region of the Micropterus dolomieu isolate WLL.071019.BEF.003 ecotype Adirondacks linkage group LG21, ASM2129224v1, whole genome shotgun sequence genome:
- the LOC123959623 gene encoding cell surface glycoprotein 1-like isoform X1 — protein sequence MTSVQSMRQFVCDRLTAAAQQILGAFEKKIEDYEAEIARQRRLLESVQTELAQTSVHKEEEEVVHIQEQHCNKTTCSSLFSPDPPQIKEEHEEMDVSQERQQLAQQQETGASTLTPASERSVHSDQSQPLDPDKTPIGVNKDHQSSISNKDILTASDKESSAVSAPNSDHQLLSHSTNITSQDYICNHESAPPTRHIQSTPKEKSNEENTTSAASTEPTPNKKCNNTTTTSTRVAELIPNEKHNDDNPTSKGKNKSAPNKKSNDENTTSATEQTSNEKSNDGNTTPATSTEQTSNEKSNDGNTTPATSTEQTSNEKSNDGNTTPATSTDPTLSKKDHKTTKSTKDTELTQNEKCKAANSTSKISNASTPNKKSSDKNTTSATEQTSNEKSYDVNTTSSGNIEPTLNKKHDNENTTSIRSTETTPQTSSNDGNTESNRATEPTTNKKCNSKSTTSTRGTGLTRKEKRNDDSPTSSGTSEPTPNKKSNENTSPTSTEQTSDEKSNDGNTASTNGMEPTPNEKHNNENPTSSGNSEPTFYKKHDENKTSIRSTETTPQKRSNKTPKMIPDKTSASRTELTPDKKCSDGNKTSTRGTKLTPNEKGENDNPTSKGNHEPTPSVKSQGGRPTTTASVEPTPNEKCNNEKTTSNEDTEPRPKNKRGSGNKTSSRTTELAHNEEHNRNNTTSTKSIELTTNKKCNDKTTTLTTGKLTPNLKRNDENPPSKGNSKSSPNKKSQDGRLASTGSGEPSKTCNDEKTASPKSKDPTENSKPSDGKATPTSITKPVVIKKHNGGKTTSTESIEPTPNKNSNSESTTSAESTETTPNKKPNDGKITPTSSSKPIQNKKCNKRSTTSTGSDESTPNKKTNNGNTTSTRSKESAPRKRQNDESATPNTRTDPPRKKRSKDENTTSTRSTEQTQREKRNNESTASYEGTNPPLIKKDGKASGTNIKDDDDNPYKCDRCGKVMTNFKNYKFHMKSHTVEKSYKCNTCGKMFRETWDLNKHMVIHSVEKPFKCKVCGNGFNRRYNLDLHVRVHTGEKPFKCTICDKSFSSCVNMKKHMRIHTGEKPYTCSDCGKEFADSSSFKNHRRVHSGEKPFKCSSCKKRFATWTTLKRHTRTHTGEKPYTCNVCEKVFGLSSDLKRHMRTHTGDKPYKCSTCGEQFSSWSKFNKHKSVHTSDAQSSSA from the exons ATGACTTCTGTCCAAAGCATGAGACAGTTTGTCTGTGATCGACTAACTGCGGCTGCTCAGCAGATACTTGGAGCctttgaaaagaaaatagaagATTATGAGGCAGAAATCGCTCGTCAACGCAGACTGTTGGAGTCCGTTCAGACAG AGCTCGCACAGACGTCTGTCcataaggaggaggaggaggttgtcCATATCCAGGAGCAGCACTGTAACAAGACAACATGCTCCAGTTTGTTCTCACCAGATCCTCCACAGATTAAAGAGGAACATGAGGAAATGGACGTCAGTCAAGAACGACAGCAGCTTGCACAACAACAGGAGACTGGTGCCTCTACGTTGACTCCAGCTTCTGAGAGAAGTGTCCACAGTGATCAGTCTCAGCCTTTGGACCCTGACAAAACTCCCATTGGAGTGAATAAAGATCATCAGTCTAGCATCTCAAACAAAGACATATTAACTGCATCTGACAAAGAGAGTTCTGCAGTATCGGCACCAAACAGTGACCACCAGCTCCTTTCTCACAGCACTAACATCACGAGCCAAGATTACATTTGTAATCATGAGAGTGCACCACCCACTAGACATATTCAGTCAACACCAAAAGAGAAAAGCAATGAAGAGAACACAACATCAGCTGCAAGTACTGAGCCAACACCCAACAAGAAATGTAACAATACGACCACAACATCAACTAGAGTCGCAGAACTAATACCAAATGAGAAACATAATGATGACAACCCAACATCAAAAGGAAAGAACAAGTCGGCACCAAATAAGAAAAGCAATGACGAGAACACAACGTCAGCTACAGAGCAAACATCTAATGAGAAAAGCAACGATGGGAACACAACACCAGCTACAAGTACAGAGCAAACATCTAATGAGAAAAGCAACGATGGGAACACAACACCAGCTACAAGTACAGAGCAAACATCTAATGAGAAAAGCAATGATGGGAACACAACACCAGCTACAAGTACTGATCCAACACTCAGCAAGAAAGATCATAAGACCACAAAATCAACTAAAGACACCGAGCTAACACAAAATGAGAAATGTAAAGCTGCGAACTCAACATCAAAAATAAGTAATGCCTCAACTCCAAATAAGAAAAGCAGTGACAAGAACACAACATCAGCTACTGAACAAACGTCTAATGAGAAAAGTTATGATGTAAACACAACCTCAAGTGGAAATATTGAGCCAACACTGAATAAGAAACATGATAACGAGAACACAACATCAATCAGAAGTACTGAGACAACACCACAAACGAGTAGTAATGATGGGAACACAGAATCAAACAGAGCTACTGAGCCAACAACAAATAAGAAATGTAACAGTAAGTCCACAACATCAACTAGAGGCACTGGGCTAACACGAAAAGAGAAACGTAATGATGACAGCCCAACATCAAGTGGAACTAGCGAGCCAACACCAAATAAGAAAAGCAACGAGAACACATCACCTACAAGTACTGAACAAACATCTGATGAGAAAAGCAACGATGGGAACACAGCATCAACCAATGGTATGGAGCCAACACCAAATGAGAAACACAACAATGAGAACCCAACATCAAGTGGAAATAGTGAGCCAACTTTTTATAAGAAACATGATGAAAACAAGACATCAATCAGAAGTACTGAGACAACACCACAGAAGAGATCaaacaaaacaccaaaaatGATTCCAGATAAAACATCAGCTTCAAGGACTGAGCTAACACCAGATAAGAAATGTAGTGATGGGAATAAAACATCAACTAGGGGAACCAAGCTAACACCAAATGAGAAAGGTGAGAATGACAACCCAACATCAAAAGGAAATCATGAACCAACACCAAGTGTGAAAAGCCAAGGTGGAAGACCAACCACAACTGCAAGTGTTGAGCCAACACCAAATGAGAAATGTAACAATGAGAAGACAACATCAAATGAAGATACTGAGCCAAGGCCAAAAAACAAACGTGGCAGTGGGAATAAAACATCATCCAGAACTACTGAGCTTGCACACAATGAGGAACATAATCGTAACAACACAACGTCAACTAAAAGTATTGAACTAACAACAAATAAGAAATGTAATGATAAGACCACAACACTAACTACAGGCAAGTTAACACCAAATTTGAAGCGTAATGACGAGAACCCACCATCAAAAGGAAATAGTAAGTCATCACCGAATAAGAAAAGCCAAGATGGGAGACTGGCATCAACTGGAAGTGGTGAGCCAAGTAAGACATGTAATGATGAGAAGACAGCATCACCTAAAAGTAAAGATCCAACAGAAAATAGTAAACCCAGTGATGGGAAAGCAACACCAACTTCAATTACTAAACCAGTAGTAATTAAGAAACACAATGGTGGGAAAACCACTTCTACTGAAAGTATTGAGCCAACACCAAATAAGAATTCTAACAGTGAGAGCACAACATCAGCCGAAAGTACtgaaacaacaccaaataaGAAACCCAATGATGGAAAAATAACTCCAACTTCAAGTAGCAAGCcaatacaaaataagaaatgtaaCAAAAGGAGCACAACATCAACTGGAAGTGATGAGTCAACACCAAATAAAAAAACGAACAATGGAAACACAACGTCTACGAGGAGCAAGGAGTCAGCACCACGTAAGAGACAAAACGATGAGAGCGCAACACCAAATACACGTACCGACCCACCACGAAAAAAGAGAAGTAAAGATGAGAATACGACATCAACCAGAAGTACGGAGCAAACTCAGCGTGAGAAACGTAACAATGAGAGCACAGCATCATATGAAGGTACTAACCCACCACTAATTAAGAAAGATGGGAAGGCATCAGGTACCAATATCaaggatgatgatgataaccCATACAAGTGTGACAGGTGTGGTAAAGTGATGACTAATTTCAAAAACTACAAATTTCATATGAAATCCCACACAGTTGAAAAGTCTTACAAATGCAACACTTGTGGAAAAATGTTCAGGGAGACTTGGGATTTGAATAAACACATGGTTATTCACTCCGTTGAAAAGCCTTTCAAATGCAAGGTTTGCGGAAACGGATTCAACCGGCGTTACAATCTTGACCTACATGTTAGGGTTCACACTGGGGAAAAGCCATTCAAATGCACCATCTGCgataaaagcttcagctcaTGTGTGAATATGAAGAAGcacatgagaatccacacaggtgagaagccctACACCTGCAGCGACTGTGGGAAGGAGTTTGCAGATTCTTCGTCTTTCAAAAATCACCGGCGAGTACATTCAGGGGAAAAGCCTTTTAAGTGTTCCTCTTGCAAGAAAAGATTTGCTACCTGGACGACTTTGAAAAGGCACACCAGAACACACACCGGTGAAAAGCCATACACGTGCAATGTGTGCGAGAAGGTGTTTGGTCTTAGTTCAGATCTGAAAAGACACATGAGGACACATACTGGGGACAAACCTTACAAATGCAGTACTTGTGGAGAACAGTTCTCCAGCTGGTCAAAATTCAATAAACACAAGAGTGTCCACACAAGCGATGCCCAAAGCTCCTCTGCGTAA
- the LOC123959623 gene encoding cell surface glycoprotein 1-like isoform X3: MCNKQACLTTFASLQNNPDIKLAQTSVHKEEEEVVHIQEQHCNKTTCSSLFSPDPPQIKEEHEEMDVSQERQQLAQQQETGASTLTPASERSVHSDQSQPLDPDKTPIGVNKDHQSSISNKDILTASDKESSAVSAPNSDHQLLSHSTNITSQDYICNHESAPPTRHIQSTPKEKSNEENTTSAASTEPTPNKKCNNTTTTSTRVAELIPNEKHNDDNPTSKGKNKSAPNKKSNDENTTSATEQTSNEKSNDGNTTPATSTEQTSNEKSNDGNTTPATSTEQTSNEKSNDGNTTPATSTDPTLSKKDHKTTKSTKDTELTQNEKCKAANSTSKISNASTPNKKSSDKNTTSATEQTSNEKSYDVNTTSSGNIEPTLNKKHDNENTTSIRSTETTPQTSSNDGNTESNRATEPTTNKKCNSKSTTSTRGTGLTRKEKRNDDSPTSSGTSEPTPNKKSNENTSPTSTEQTSDEKSNDGNTASTNGMEPTPNEKHNNENPTSSGNSEPTFYKKHDENKTSIRSTETTPQKRSNKTPKMIPDKTSASRTELTPDKKCSDGNKTSTRGTKLTPNEKGENDNPTSKGNHEPTPSVKSQGGRPTTTASVEPTPNEKCNNEKTTSNEDTEPRPKNKRGSGNKTSSRTTELAHNEEHNRNNTTSTKSIELTTNKKCNDKTTTLTTGKLTPNLKRNDENPPSKGNSKSSPNKKSQDGRLASTGSGEPSKTCNDEKTASPKSKDPTENSKPSDGKATPTSITKPVVIKKHNGGKTTSTESIEPTPNKNSNSESTTSAESTETTPNKKPNDGKITPTSSSKPIQNKKCNKRSTTSTGSDESTPNKKTNNGNTTSTRSKESAPRKRQNDESATPNTRTDPPRKKRSKDENTTSTRSTEQTQREKRNNESTASYEGTNPPLIKKDGKASGTNIKDDDDNPYKCDRCGKVMTNFKNYKFHMKSHTVEKSYKCNTCGKMFRETWDLNKHMVIHSVEKPFKCKVCGNGFNRRYNLDLHVRVHTGEKPFKCTICDKSFSSCVNMKKHMRIHTGEKPYTCSDCGKEFADSSSFKNHRRVHSGEKPFKCSSCKKRFATWTTLKRHTRTHTGEKPYTCNVCEKVFGLSSDLKRHMRTHTGDKPYKCSTCGEQFSSWSKFNKHKSVHTSDAQSSSA, from the exons ATGTGCAACAAACAGGCCTGCCTTACAACTTTCGCCTCATTACAGAATAACCCGGATATCA AGCTCGCACAGACGTCTGTCcataaggaggaggaggaggttgtcCATATCCAGGAGCAGCACTGTAACAAGACAACATGCTCCAGTTTGTTCTCACCAGATCCTCCACAGATTAAAGAGGAACATGAGGAAATGGACGTCAGTCAAGAACGACAGCAGCTTGCACAACAACAGGAGACTGGTGCCTCTACGTTGACTCCAGCTTCTGAGAGAAGTGTCCACAGTGATCAGTCTCAGCCTTTGGACCCTGACAAAACTCCCATTGGAGTGAATAAAGATCATCAGTCTAGCATCTCAAACAAAGACATATTAACTGCATCTGACAAAGAGAGTTCTGCAGTATCGGCACCAAACAGTGACCACCAGCTCCTTTCTCACAGCACTAACATCACGAGCCAAGATTACATTTGTAATCATGAGAGTGCACCACCCACTAGACATATTCAGTCAACACCAAAAGAGAAAAGCAATGAAGAGAACACAACATCAGCTGCAAGTACTGAGCCAACACCCAACAAGAAATGTAACAATACGACCACAACATCAACTAGAGTCGCAGAACTAATACCAAATGAGAAACATAATGATGACAACCCAACATCAAAAGGAAAGAACAAGTCGGCACCAAATAAGAAAAGCAATGACGAGAACACAACGTCAGCTACAGAGCAAACATCTAATGAGAAAAGCAACGATGGGAACACAACACCAGCTACAAGTACAGAGCAAACATCTAATGAGAAAAGCAACGATGGGAACACAACACCAGCTACAAGTACAGAGCAAACATCTAATGAGAAAAGCAATGATGGGAACACAACACCAGCTACAAGTACTGATCCAACACTCAGCAAGAAAGATCATAAGACCACAAAATCAACTAAAGACACCGAGCTAACACAAAATGAGAAATGTAAAGCTGCGAACTCAACATCAAAAATAAGTAATGCCTCAACTCCAAATAAGAAAAGCAGTGACAAGAACACAACATCAGCTACTGAACAAACGTCTAATGAGAAAAGTTATGATGTAAACACAACCTCAAGTGGAAATATTGAGCCAACACTGAATAAGAAACATGATAACGAGAACACAACATCAATCAGAAGTACTGAGACAACACCACAAACGAGTAGTAATGATGGGAACACAGAATCAAACAGAGCTACTGAGCCAACAACAAATAAGAAATGTAACAGTAAGTCCACAACATCAACTAGAGGCACTGGGCTAACACGAAAAGAGAAACGTAATGATGACAGCCCAACATCAAGTGGAACTAGCGAGCCAACACCAAATAAGAAAAGCAACGAGAACACATCACCTACAAGTACTGAACAAACATCTGATGAGAAAAGCAACGATGGGAACACAGCATCAACCAATGGTATGGAGCCAACACCAAATGAGAAACACAACAATGAGAACCCAACATCAAGTGGAAATAGTGAGCCAACTTTTTATAAGAAACATGATGAAAACAAGACATCAATCAGAAGTACTGAGACAACACCACAGAAGAGATCaaacaaaacaccaaaaatGATTCCAGATAAAACATCAGCTTCAAGGACTGAGCTAACACCAGATAAGAAATGTAGTGATGGGAATAAAACATCAACTAGGGGAACCAAGCTAACACCAAATGAGAAAGGTGAGAATGACAACCCAACATCAAAAGGAAATCATGAACCAACACCAAGTGTGAAAAGCCAAGGTGGAAGACCAACCACAACTGCAAGTGTTGAGCCAACACCAAATGAGAAATGTAACAATGAGAAGACAACATCAAATGAAGATACTGAGCCAAGGCCAAAAAACAAACGTGGCAGTGGGAATAAAACATCATCCAGAACTACTGAGCTTGCACACAATGAGGAACATAATCGTAACAACACAACGTCAACTAAAAGTATTGAACTAACAACAAATAAGAAATGTAATGATAAGACCACAACACTAACTACAGGCAAGTTAACACCAAATTTGAAGCGTAATGACGAGAACCCACCATCAAAAGGAAATAGTAAGTCATCACCGAATAAGAAAAGCCAAGATGGGAGACTGGCATCAACTGGAAGTGGTGAGCCAAGTAAGACATGTAATGATGAGAAGACAGCATCACCTAAAAGTAAAGATCCAACAGAAAATAGTAAACCCAGTGATGGGAAAGCAACACCAACTTCAATTACTAAACCAGTAGTAATTAAGAAACACAATGGTGGGAAAACCACTTCTACTGAAAGTATTGAGCCAACACCAAATAAGAATTCTAACAGTGAGAGCACAACATCAGCCGAAAGTACtgaaacaacaccaaataaGAAACCCAATGATGGAAAAATAACTCCAACTTCAAGTAGCAAGCcaatacaaaataagaaatgtaaCAAAAGGAGCACAACATCAACTGGAAGTGATGAGTCAACACCAAATAAAAAAACGAACAATGGAAACACAACGTCTACGAGGAGCAAGGAGTCAGCACCACGTAAGAGACAAAACGATGAGAGCGCAACACCAAATACACGTACCGACCCACCACGAAAAAAGAGAAGTAAAGATGAGAATACGACATCAACCAGAAGTACGGAGCAAACTCAGCGTGAGAAACGTAACAATGAGAGCACAGCATCATATGAAGGTACTAACCCACCACTAATTAAGAAAGATGGGAAGGCATCAGGTACCAATATCaaggatgatgatgataaccCATACAAGTGTGACAGGTGTGGTAAAGTGATGACTAATTTCAAAAACTACAAATTTCATATGAAATCCCACACAGTTGAAAAGTCTTACAAATGCAACACTTGTGGAAAAATGTTCAGGGAGACTTGGGATTTGAATAAACACATGGTTATTCACTCCGTTGAAAAGCCTTTCAAATGCAAGGTTTGCGGAAACGGATTCAACCGGCGTTACAATCTTGACCTACATGTTAGGGTTCACACTGGGGAAAAGCCATTCAAATGCACCATCTGCgataaaagcttcagctcaTGTGTGAATATGAAGAAGcacatgagaatccacacaggtgagaagccctACACCTGCAGCGACTGTGGGAAGGAGTTTGCAGATTCTTCGTCTTTCAAAAATCACCGGCGAGTACATTCAGGGGAAAAGCCTTTTAAGTGTTCCTCTTGCAAGAAAAGATTTGCTACCTGGACGACTTTGAAAAGGCACACCAGAACACACACCGGTGAAAAGCCATACACGTGCAATGTGTGCGAGAAGGTGTTTGGTCTTAGTTCAGATCTGAAAAGACACATGAGGACACATACTGGGGACAAACCTTACAAATGCAGTACTTGTGGAGAACAGTTCTCCAGCTGGTCAAAATTCAATAAACACAAGAGTGTCCACACAAGCGATGCCCAAAGCTCCTCTGCGTAA
- the LOC123959623 gene encoding cell surface glycoprotein 1-like isoform X2, which yields MTSVQSMRQFVCDRLTAAAQQILGAFEKKIEDYEAEIARQRRLLESVQTELAQTSVHKEEEEVVHIQEQHCNKTTCSSLFSPDPPQIKEEHEEMDVSQERQQLAQQQETGASTLTPASERSVHSDQSQPLDPDKTPIGVNKDHQSSISNKDILTASDKESSAVSAPNSDHQLLSHSTNITSQDYICNHESAPPTRHIQSTPKEKSNEENTTSAASTEPTPNKKCNNTTTTSTRVAELIPNEKHNDDNPTSKGKNKSAPNKKSNDENTTSATEQTSNEKSNDGNTTPATSTEQTSNEKSNDGNTTPATSTDPTLSKKDHKTTKSTKDTELTQNEKCKAANSTSKISNASTPNKKSSDKNTTSATEQTSNEKSYDVNTTSSGNIEPTLNKKHDNENTTSIRSTETTPQTSSNDGNTESNRATEPTTNKKCNSKSTTSTRGTGLTRKEKRNDDSPTSSGTSEPTPNKKSNENTSPTSTEQTSDEKSNDGNTASTNGMEPTPNEKHNNENPTSSGNSEPTFYKKHDENKTSIRSTETTPQKRSNKTPKMIPDKTSASRTELTPDKKCSDGNKTSTRGTKLTPNEKGENDNPTSKGNHEPTPSVKSQGGRPTTTASVEPTPNEKCNNEKTTSNEDTEPRPKNKRGSGNKTSSRTTELAHNEEHNRNNTTSTKSIELTTNKKCNDKTTTLTTGKLTPNLKRNDENPPSKGNSKSSPNKKSQDGRLASTGSGEPSKTCNDEKTASPKSKDPTENSKPSDGKATPTSITKPVVIKKHNGGKTTSTESIEPTPNKNSNSESTTSAESTETTPNKKPNDGKITPTSSSKPIQNKKCNKRSTTSTGSDESTPNKKTNNGNTTSTRSKESAPRKRQNDESATPNTRTDPPRKKRSKDENTTSTRSTEQTQREKRNNESTASYEGTNPPLIKKDGKASGTNIKDDDDNPYKCDRCGKVMTNFKNYKFHMKSHTVEKSYKCNTCGKMFRETWDLNKHMVIHSVEKPFKCKVCGNGFNRRYNLDLHVRVHTGEKPFKCTICDKSFSSCVNMKKHMRIHTGEKPYTCSDCGKEFADSSSFKNHRRVHSGEKPFKCSSCKKRFATWTTLKRHTRTHTGEKPYTCNVCEKVFGLSSDLKRHMRTHTGDKPYKCSTCGEQFSSWSKFNKHKSVHTSDAQSSSA from the exons ATGACTTCTGTCCAAAGCATGAGACAGTTTGTCTGTGATCGACTAACTGCGGCTGCTCAGCAGATACTTGGAGCctttgaaaagaaaatagaagATTATGAGGCAGAAATCGCTCGTCAACGCAGACTGTTGGAGTCCGTTCAGACAG AGCTCGCACAGACGTCTGTCcataaggaggaggaggaggttgtcCATATCCAGGAGCAGCACTGTAACAAGACAACATGCTCCAGTTTGTTCTCACCAGATCCTCCACAGATTAAAGAGGAACATGAGGAAATGGACGTCAGTCAAGAACGACAGCAGCTTGCACAACAACAGGAGACTGGTGCCTCTACGTTGACTCCAGCTTCTGAGAGAAGTGTCCACAGTGATCAGTCTCAGCCTTTGGACCCTGACAAAACTCCCATTGGAGTGAATAAAGATCATCAGTCTAGCATCTCAAACAAAGACATATTAACTGCATCTGACAAAGAGAGTTCTGCAGTATCGGCACCAAACAGTGACCACCAGCTCCTTTCTCACAGCACTAACATCACGAGCCAAGATTACATTTGTAATCATGAGAGTGCACCACCCACTAGACATATTCAGTCAACACCAAAAGAGAAAAGCAATGAAGAGAACACAACATCAGCTGCAAGTACTGAGCCAACACCCAACAAGAAATGTAACAATACGACCACAACATCAACTAGAGTCGCAGAACTAATACCAAATGAGAAACATAATGATGACAACCCAACATCAAAAGGAAAGAACAAGTCGGCACCAAATAAGAAAAGCAATGACGAGAACACAACGTCAGCTACAGAGCAAAC ATCTAATGAGAAAAGCAACGATGGGAACACAACACCAGCTACAAGTACAGAGCAAACATCTAATGAGAAAAGCAATGATGGGAACACAACACCAGCTACAAGTACTGATCCAACACTCAGCAAGAAAGATCATAAGACCACAAAATCAACTAAAGACACCGAGCTAACACAAAATGAGAAATGTAAAGCTGCGAACTCAACATCAAAAATAAGTAATGCCTCAACTCCAAATAAGAAAAGCAGTGACAAGAACACAACATCAGCTACTGAACAAACGTCTAATGAGAAAAGTTATGATGTAAACACAACCTCAAGTGGAAATATTGAGCCAACACTGAATAAGAAACATGATAACGAGAACACAACATCAATCAGAAGTACTGAGACAACACCACAAACGAGTAGTAATGATGGGAACACAGAATCAAACAGAGCTACTGAGCCAACAACAAATAAGAAATGTAACAGTAAGTCCACAACATCAACTAGAGGCACTGGGCTAACACGAAAAGAGAAACGTAATGATGACAGCCCAACATCAAGTGGAACTAGCGAGCCAACACCAAATAAGAAAAGCAACGAGAACACATCACCTACAAGTACTGAACAAACATCTGATGAGAAAAGCAACGATGGGAACACAGCATCAACCAATGGTATGGAGCCAACACCAAATGAGAAACACAACAATGAGAACCCAACATCAAGTGGAAATAGTGAGCCAACTTTTTATAAGAAACATGATGAAAACAAGACATCAATCAGAAGTACTGAGACAACACCACAGAAGAGATCaaacaaaacaccaaaaatGATTCCAGATAAAACATCAGCTTCAAGGACTGAGCTAACACCAGATAAGAAATGTAGTGATGGGAATAAAACATCAACTAGGGGAACCAAGCTAACACCAAATGAGAAAGGTGAGAATGACAACCCAACATCAAAAGGAAATCATGAACCAACACCAAGTGTGAAAAGCCAAGGTGGAAGACCAACCACAACTGCAAGTGTTGAGCCAACACCAAATGAGAAATGTAACAATGAGAAGACAACATCAAATGAAGATACTGAGCCAAGGCCAAAAAACAAACGTGGCAGTGGGAATAAAACATCATCCAGAACTACTGAGCTTGCACACAATGAGGAACATAATCGTAACAACACAACGTCAACTAAAAGTATTGAACTAACAACAAATAAGAAATGTAATGATAAGACCACAACACTAACTACAGGCAAGTTAACACCAAATTTGAAGCGTAATGACGAGAACCCACCATCAAAAGGAAATAGTAAGTCATCACCGAATAAGAAAAGCCAAGATGGGAGACTGGCATCAACTGGAAGTGGTGAGCCAAGTAAGACATGTAATGATGAGAAGACAGCATCACCTAAAAGTAAAGATCCAACAGAAAATAGTAAACCCAGTGATGGGAAAGCAACACCAACTTCAATTACTAAACCAGTAGTAATTAAGAAACACAATGGTGGGAAAACCACTTCTACTGAAAGTATTGAGCCAACACCAAATAAGAATTCTAACAGTGAGAGCACAACATCAGCCGAAAGTACtgaaacaacaccaaataaGAAACCCAATGATGGAAAAATAACTCCAACTTCAAGTAGCAAGCcaatacaaaataagaaatgtaaCAAAAGGAGCACAACATCAACTGGAAGTGATGAGTCAACACCAAATAAAAAAACGAACAATGGAAACACAACGTCTACGAGGAGCAAGGAGTCAGCACCACGTAAGAGACAAAACGATGAGAGCGCAACACCAAATACACGTACCGACCCACCACGAAAAAAGAGAAGTAAAGATGAGAATACGACATCAACCAGAAGTACGGAGCAAACTCAGCGTGAGAAACGTAACAATGAGAGCACAGCATCATATGAAGGTACTAACCCACCACTAATTAAGAAAGATGGGAAGGCATCAGGTACCAATATCaaggatgatgatgataaccCATACAAGTGTGACAGGTGTGGTAAAGTGATGACTAATTTCAAAAACTACAAATTTCATATGAAATCCCACACAGTTGAAAAGTCTTACAAATGCAACACTTGTGGAAAAATGTTCAGGGAGACTTGGGATTTGAATAAACACATGGTTATTCACTCCGTTGAAAAGCCTTTCAAATGCAAGGTTTGCGGAAACGGATTCAACCGGCGTTACAATCTTGACCTACATGTTAGGGTTCACACTGGGGAAAAGCCATTCAAATGCACCATCTGCgataaaagcttcagctcaTGTGTGAATATGAAGAAGcacatgagaatccacacaggtgagaagccctACACCTGCAGCGACTGTGGGAAGGAGTTTGCAGATTCTTCGTCTTTCAAAAATCACCGGCGAGTACATTCAGGGGAAAAGCCTTTTAAGTGTTCCTCTTGCAAGAAAAGATTTGCTACCTGGACGACTTTGAAAAGGCACACCAGAACACACACCGGTGAAAAGCCATACACGTGCAATGTGTGCGAGAAGGTGTTTGGTCTTAGTTCAGATCTGAAAAGACACATGAGGACACATACTGGGGACAAACCTTACAAATGCAGTACTTGTGGAGAACAGTTCTCCAGCTGGTCAAAATTCAATAAACACAAGAGTGTCCACACAAGCGATGCCCAAAGCTCCTCTGCGTAA